The Chloroflexota bacterium genome has a window encoding:
- a CDS encoding UbiD family decarboxylase, with protein MTGTVFNGLQEYVDAAMEVDEYRVIEGADWDGEIGALIEVVAETIDRPPMLIFDRIKGYPAGYRLVALHSASAKRMALALGLPTDKSRDELNQLGRQKLRSVKPIPPVQVATGPVMENAITGDDVDIFKFPVPRYHAMDGGRYVGTGDSLVNRDPESGYVNVGTYRMQAHDRNLLGLWMSPGQQGRLICQRYWDRGEACPVVATFGADPLYFMGAHSRQPWGSSELDYIGGLRGSPIEVIPGPLTGLPIPAHAEIAIEGEVPPPAIEARDEGPFGEWPGYYSGGSLGTGEPQPVIRIKAIYHRTNPMILSQAPLWPGARVMGLDFGDGRGGIRDLQAAGISDVVAVGHHMGYIRAISIRQRYPGHAAQAAHAAVASTRNGRWIVIVDEDIDPTDFKEVMWAMTTRCEPATDIEIVRGTWSTPLDPLVSSDPQRRESGDHTNSLAIFYACRPFHRKDAFPKVSRAPRELRQQVMEKYRPMFAFPS; from the coding sequence GTGACAGGAACAGTATTCAATGGGCTGCAGGAGTACGTCGACGCCGCGATGGAGGTCGACGAGTACCGTGTCATCGAGGGCGCCGACTGGGACGGCGAGATTGGGGCGCTCATCGAGGTCGTCGCCGAGACGATCGATCGGCCGCCGATGCTGATCTTCGATCGCATCAAGGGGTATCCGGCCGGCTATCGGCTCGTCGCGCTGCACAGCGCATCGGCGAAACGGATGGCTCTCGCTCTCGGCCTCCCGACCGACAAGTCGCGCGACGAGCTGAACCAGCTCGGGCGCCAGAAGCTGCGGTCGGTGAAGCCGATTCCGCCGGTTCAGGTCGCGACGGGACCGGTGATGGAGAACGCCATCACCGGCGACGACGTCGACATCTTCAAGTTTCCCGTGCCGCGCTACCATGCGATGGACGGCGGCCGTTATGTGGGGACGGGTGATTCGCTGGTGAACCGCGACCCCGAGTCCGGCTACGTCAATGTCGGGACGTATCGAATGCAGGCCCACGACCGGAACCTGTTGGGCCTCTGGATGAGCCCCGGTCAGCAGGGCCGCCTCATCTGTCAGCGCTACTGGGACCGGGGCGAGGCGTGCCCGGTCGTCGCGACCTTTGGCGCCGACCCGCTGTACTTCATGGGCGCCCACAGCCGCCAGCCGTGGGGCTCGTCGGAGCTGGACTACATCGGCGGCCTGCGCGGCAGCCCTATCGAGGTGATCCCCGGCCCCCTGACCGGCCTTCCGATCCCAGCGCACGCCGAGATCGCCATCGAGGGCGAGGTGCCGCCGCCGGCCATCGAAGCGCGCGACGAGGGCCCCTTTGGCGAATGGCCGGGCTATTACTCGGGCGGCAGCCTCGGCACGGGCGAGCCGCAGCCGGTCATCCGCATCAAGGCGATCTACCACCGGACCAATCCGATGATCCTGAGCCAGGCGCCGCTGTGGCCCGGTGCCCGGGTCATGGGGCTCGACTTCGGCGACGGGCGCGGCGGTATCCGCGACCTGCAGGCGGCCGGGATTTCCGACGTCGTGGCCGTGGGGCACCACATGGGGTACATCCGGGCCATCAGCATTCGGCAGCGGTATCCGGGCCACGCGGCGCAGGCGGCCCACGCGGCCGTGGCCTCCACCCGCAACGGACGCTGGATCGTGATCGTCGACGAGGACATCGACCCCACCGACTTCAAAGAGGTGATGTGGGCGATGACGACGCGCTGCGAGCCGGCCACGGACATCGAGATCGTGCGGGGAACGTGGAGCACGCCGCTGGACCCGCTCGTCTCCTCGGACCCGCAGCGGCGCGAGTCCGGCGACCACACCAATAGCCTCGCCATCTTCTACGCCTGCCGCCCCTTCCACCGGAAGGACGCCTTCCCGAAGGTGAGCCGCGCGCCGCGGGAGCTCCGTCAGCAGGTGATGGAGAAATACCGACCGATGTTCGCGTTCCCGTCGTAG
- a CDS encoding ABC transporter substrate-binding protein has protein sequence MGTPSRLIASVFLFVLAASCGAPSPSTPAAQSQAQTGASTPKRITIAIKGDPPTLSDKINSAGSGGVPGVSEVQRLVQSGLAVPDDTGTLQPLMAEAVPSTANGFWRVLPDGRMETTWRIRDGAHWHDGAPFTADDLVFTATVGQDRELPQFADRAFSFLEGLDVVDDRTVTARWSRPYIEADAMFTELHALPLPRHLLEQAYTDNKAGFVELPYWTRDFVGTGPYRVREWEGGSHLIVSADERYPLGRPKIDEIEVKFIPDPNTMLANLMAGAVDLTMGRGLALEQAQTVQAQRSNIRMDVAVDGCLCAFPQYLNPNPPVIADVAFRRALLYALDRKELANSLEQGLVPPAEIFIGPNQPEFRNIQSAIVHYDHDPRRAAQLIESLGFVRGGDGFFHDPTGQRLSVEMRTTPGVETGKNLVFAVADAWQEAGIGAEPMVIPPQLATDREWRANFPGYDMVNQPSNLTLLQRFLGRESSLPENQYRGNNRMRYASPELDAIIERYFVTVPWDERMDVARQAVHHITDLVVNTSLLYNTTITLSNANLSGPTATNNAWNAHTWDLG, from the coding sequence GTGGGTACGCCCTCGCGCCTCATCGCCAGCGTCTTCCTGTTCGTGCTCGCGGCATCCTGCGGCGCCCCATCGCCATCGACCCCGGCTGCGCAGTCGCAGGCTCAGACGGGCGCGAGCACGCCCAAGCGCATCACCATCGCCATCAAGGGCGATCCGCCAACGCTGAGCGACAAGATCAACAGCGCGGGGTCCGGCGGCGTGCCGGGCGTCTCCGAGGTCCAGCGGCTCGTGCAGTCCGGCCTGGCGGTGCCCGACGACACGGGCACGCTTCAGCCCCTCATGGCCGAAGCGGTCCCAAGCACGGCGAACGGCTTCTGGCGTGTGCTGCCGGACGGTCGGATGGAGACGACGTGGCGAATTCGCGACGGCGCCCACTGGCACGACGGCGCGCCGTTCACCGCCGACGACCTGGTCTTCACGGCGACGGTCGGGCAGGATCGCGAGCTTCCTCAGTTCGCCGACCGCGCGTTTTCATTTCTCGAGGGCCTCGATGTCGTCGACGACCGAACGGTCACCGCGCGCTGGAGTCGGCCGTATATCGAAGCGGACGCGATGTTCACGGAGCTGCACGCCCTTCCGCTCCCGCGGCACCTTCTCGAGCAGGCCTACACCGACAACAAGGCCGGCTTCGTGGAGCTGCCGTATTGGACGCGCGACTTCGTCGGGACCGGCCCCTACCGCGTGCGCGAGTGGGAGGGCGGCAGCCACCTCATCGTCAGCGCCGACGAGCGCTATCCGCTGGGCCGGCCGAAGATCGACGAGATCGAGGTGAAGTTCATACCGGACCCCAACACGATGCTCGCCAACCTCATGGCCGGCGCTGTGGACCTCACCATGGGGCGCGGGCTGGCGCTGGAGCAGGCGCAGACCGTCCAGGCCCAGCGCTCCAACATTCGGATGGACGTCGCCGTCGACGGCTGCCTCTGCGCCTTCCCGCAATATCTGAATCCGAATCCGCCCGTCATCGCCGATGTGGCGTTTCGCCGCGCGCTCCTCTATGCCCTCGACCGGAAGGAGCTGGCCAACAGTCTCGAGCAGGGGCTGGTCCCGCCGGCGGAGATCTTCATCGGGCCCAACCAGCCCGAGTTCCGCAACATCCAGTCGGCCATCGTGCACTACGACCACGATCCTCGTCGGGCGGCGCAGCTCATCGAGTCGCTGGGATTCGTTCGGGGCGGCGATGGCTTCTTCCACGACCCGACCGGCCAGCGCCTGAGCGTCGAGATGCGAACGACGCCCGGCGTCGAGACGGGAAAGAATCTCGTGTTCGCCGTCGCCGACGCCTGGCAGGAGGCGGGCATCGGCGCCGAGCCGATGGTCATCCCGCCGCAGCTCGCCACCGACCGGGAGTGGCGCGCCAACTTCCCCGGCTATGACATGGTGAACCAGCCCAGCAATCTGACCCTGCTGCAGCGCTTCCTGGGCCGAGAATCCTCGCTCCCGGAGAATCAGTACCGGGGCAACAATCGCATGCGGTACGCGAGCCCGGAGCTGGACGCCATCATCGAGCGATATTTCGTCACGGTCCCGTGGGACGAGCGGATGGACGTGGCGCGCCAGGCCGTCCATCACATCACGGACCTCGTCGTCAACACGAGCCTGCTCTACAACACGACGATCACGCTCTCAAACGCGAACCTCTCCGGCCCGACGGCGACCAACAACGCCTGGAATGCCCATACCTGGGACCTGGGCTAA
- a CDS encoding GTP-binding protein, with translation MNASTSTGPMAMYVLAGVLGSGKTTLMARLARSCIDAGYRVGLVVNDIADLGVDAMVLAETGWPHAAVDALNGACACCSDGTDLDEVLEGMRELRREIVLFETTGVADAADMLNQLTEPDLRRVIQTPRCISLVDATRYPDPLGSDPIVRRQIELADLIVLTKTDLVPAGRVEAATSAILLTNPDAPLAPRALTERELRAVLDTAVAHEEALDRLLADGPPRHPLPHTVSVSIPRALDRERFQALLGSLPPSILRAKGFVGLDDEPGLHIFQFVAPALVQIAPFQLIRRPGIVMASGQQDPYGVFIGTAVDEAWLRAAIDGCAAG, from the coding sequence GTGAACGCTTCGACTTCGACCGGCCCCATGGCCATGTACGTCCTGGCGGGCGTGCTGGGGAGCGGGAAGACCACGCTCATGGCCCGGCTCGCCCGATCCTGTATCGACGCCGGCTACCGCGTCGGCCTCGTCGTGAACGACATCGCGGACCTAGGAGTCGACGCGATGGTGCTCGCCGAGACCGGCTGGCCGCACGCGGCCGTCGACGCGCTGAACGGCGCGTGCGCGTGCTGCTCCGACGGAACGGACCTGGACGAGGTGCTGGAGGGGATGCGGGAGCTACGCCGCGAGATCGTGCTCTTCGAGACGACCGGCGTGGCGGATGCGGCGGACATGCTGAACCAGCTCACGGAGCCGGATCTGCGTCGCGTCATCCAGACGCCGCGCTGCATCAGCCTCGTCGACGCGACCCGCTACCCGGATCCCCTGGGAAGCGATCCCATCGTTCGGCGGCAGATCGAGCTCGCGGACCTCATCGTGCTGACGAAGACCGACCTCGTTCCTGCCGGCCGCGTGGAAGCGGCCACGAGCGCCATTCTCCTCACCAATCCCGACGCTCCGCTCGCCCCGCGCGCGCTCACCGAGCGCGAGCTGCGCGCGGTCCTGGATACCGCCGTGGCGCACGAGGAGGCGCTCGACCGCCTGCTCGCCGACGGGCCGCCCAGGCATCCGCTGCCCCACACGGTGTCGGTCTCGATCCCGCGCGCGCTGGACCGCGAGCGGTTCCAGGCGCTGCTCGGCAGCTTGCCGCCGTCGATCCTCCGGGCCAAAGGGTTCGTCGGGCTGGACGACGAACCGGGCCTTCACATCTTCCAATTCGTGGCGCCGGCCCTGGTGCAGATCGCCCCCTTCCAGCTCATTCGCCGGCCGGGGATCGTGATGGCGTCCGGGCAGCAGGACCCGTACGGCGTCTTCATCGGGACCGCCGTCGATGAGGCGTGGCTGCGCGCCGCCATCGACGGCTGCGCCGCCGGTTAG